From the genome of Hathewaya histolytica, one region includes:
- a CDS encoding ABC transporter permease translates to MKKYTSYPYIIWNVIFIVFPLLLIAFFSFSIDGRSFTFTLSHYKNFLDPLYINILIRSIKLALISTLLCLIIGYPMAYILTTLPNRKKNILILLLVLPMWMNFLLRTYAWMAILGKNGFINSFLNLIGFKSLDLLYNDSAVLLGMVYNFLPFMVLPIYTVLNKMDKNLIEAAKDLGANSFIVFTKIIFPLSLSGVVSGITMVFMPAVTTFVISRLLGGGQYMLIGNLIEQQFLVVGDWNFGSAVSIIMMILILFSMRFVSKYDREESGGSGLW, encoded by the coding sequence ATGAAAAAATACACTTCTTATCCTTATATAATTTGGAATGTTATATTTATAGTATTTCCACTACTATTGATAGCTTTTTTCAGTTTTAGTATTGATGGTAGAAGTTTTACATTTACTTTATCACATTATAAAAACTTTTTAGATCCTTTATATATAAATATTTTAATACGTTCAATTAAACTTGCACTTATTTCTACATTATTATGTCTTATAATAGGCTATCCTATGGCATACATACTAACTACATTACCTAATAGAAAAAAGAACATATTAATTCTCCTATTAGTTTTACCAATGTGGATGAATTTCTTATTAAGAACTTATGCATGGATGGCTATTCTAGGGAAGAATGGATTTATAAATTCCTTCTTGAATTTAATTGGATTTAAAAGTTTAGACCTATTATACAATGATAGTGCGGTATTATTAGGTATGGTGTATAACTTTTTACCCTTTATGGTACTCCCTATATACACTGTATTAAATAAAATGGATAAAAATTTGATAGAGGCTGCTAAAGATTTAGGGGCTAATAGCTTTATTGTATTTACTAAAATTATTTTCCCACTAAGTTTATCTGGAGTTGTTTCAGGAATAACTATGGTTTTTATGCCTGCTGTAACTACCTTTGTTATATCAAGACTACTTGGTGGAGGACAGTATATGCTTATTGGAAATTTAATAGAACAGCAATTCCTAGTAGTGGGAGATTGGAACTTTGGTTCTGCAGTATCCATTATAATGATGATACTAATTTTATTTTCCATGAGATTTGTATCTAAATATGATAGAGAAGAAAGTGGGGGTAGCGGATTATGGTAA
- the potA gene encoding spermidine/putrescine ABC transporter ATP-binding protein, with the protein MDENIIEINGISKEYDGVQILKDINFVVKKNEFLTLLGPSGCGKTTTLRMIGGFETPTLGNIIFEGKEINNTPPYERQINTVFQKYALFPHMNVYENIAFGLKIKKLHKDEIEKRIKKMLRLVNLEGYEKRKITSLSGGQQQRIAIARALVNEPKVLLLDEPLGALDLKLRKEMQIELKHMQQEIGITFIYVTHDQEEALTMSDKIIVMDKGIIQQMGVPEDIYNEPKNSFVAKFIGESNIIPAVMEEDYLVEFFNVKFKCVDKRPNSNKEVQVVIRPEDIKIVDSDKGKLKGIVESVTFKGVHYEIVVKGDEDYAWLLHNTKHVEIGNTIGLDIYPDDIHIMKAEKEEI; encoded by the coding sequence ATGGATGAAAATATAATCGAAATTAATGGAATCTCTAAAGAATATGACGGTGTACAGATATTAAAAGATATTAATTTTGTCGTTAAGAAAAATGAGTTTTTAACCTTATTAGGACCAAGTGGATGTGGTAAGACTACAACACTTAGAATGATAGGAGGATTTGAAACACCTACATTAGGGAATATTATATTTGAGGGAAAAGAAATAAACAACACACCACCGTATGAAAGACAGATAAATACTGTATTTCAGAAGTATGCTTTGTTCCCACATATGAACGTATATGAAAATATCGCATTTGGACTTAAAATTAAAAAGCTACATAAAGATGAAATAGAAAAAAGAATAAAAAAAATGTTAAGGTTAGTAAATCTAGAAGGATATGAAAAAAGAAAGATAACCTCTTTAAGTGGAGGACAGCAGCAACGAATAGCCATTGCAAGAGCGTTAGTCAATGAACCAAAAGTATTGCTTCTAGATGAGCCTCTAGGCGCATTAGATTTGAAACTAAGAAAAGAAATGCAGATAGAATTAAAACATATGCAACAAGAGATAGGTATAACTTTTATATATGTAACACATGACCAGGAAGAAGCACTTACCATGTCTGATAAAATAATAGTTATGGATAAGGGTATAATTCAACAAATGGGTGTACCAGAAGATATATATAACGAACCTAAAAACTCCTTTGTTGCGAAGTTTATAGGAGAATCAAATATAATCCCTGCCGTAATGGAAGAAGATTATCTAGTAGAATTTTTCAATGTTAAATTTAAATGTGTTGATAAAAGACCAAATTCAAATAAAGAAGTTCAAGTAGTTATAAGACCAGAAGATATTAAAATTGTAGATAGTGATAAAGGAAAGTTAAAAGGTATAGTAGAATCTGTAACCTTCAAGGGTGTACATTATGAAATAGTTGTTAAGGGTGATGAAGATTATGCGTGGCTTTTACATAATACAAAACATGTAGAGATTGGAAATACAATAGGCCTTGATATATATCCAGACGATATACATATAATGAAAGCTGAAAAAGAGGAGATATAA
- the thiC gene encoding phosphomethylpyrimidine synthase ThiC, which produces MNYSTQLEAAKLGIITKEMEIVAREEGIEIQELISNIRKGSVVIPCNKNHKNIHPYGIGKGMSTKINVNLGISKDCSNIDMEMKKVRKAIEMKAEAIMDLSCYGETKTFRKKLIEKSPSMIGTVPMYDALGFHNKELHELTLENLLEVIEAHAEDGVDFMTIHAGVTKKSLDTLKKFPRTLNLVSRGGTLIFAWMNYNNAENPLYEYYDKILDICYKHDVTVSLGDACRPGCIDDATDHIQIEELMVLGELVKRAREKNVQVIVEGPGHIPINEIETNVLLEKKFCFDAPFYVLGPIVTDIAPGYDHITSAIGGAMASSYGADFLCYVTPAEHLRLPNLDDMIEGIIATKIAAHAGDLAKGIKKAKEWDSKMGQARKTLDWETQFNLSINPEKARKYRNESKPQHNDTCTMCGKMCAIRNMNKTLEGKKVDIIQE; this is translated from the coding sequence ATGAATTATTCTACACAACTAGAAGCTGCTAAATTAGGCATTATAACAAAGGAAATGGAGATAGTAGCTAGAGAAGAAGGTATTGAGATTCAAGAATTAATTTCAAATATTAGAAAAGGAAGTGTTGTAATACCTTGCAATAAAAATCATAAAAATATTCATCCATATGGTATAGGAAAGGGTATGTCTACTAAAATAAATGTTAATTTAGGTATTTCAAAAGACTGCTCTAACATAGACATGGAAATGAAAAAAGTTAGAAAAGCTATAGAAATGAAAGCAGAAGCTATAATGGATTTAAGTTGCTATGGTGAAACTAAAACCTTTAGAAAAAAACTTATAGAAAAATCTCCATCTATGATAGGAACAGTTCCTATGTATGATGCATTAGGTTTTCATAATAAAGAACTACACGAACTTACCTTAGAAAACCTTTTAGAAGTTATAGAAGCTCACGCAGAAGATGGTGTAGATTTTATGACTATTCACGCTGGTGTTACTAAAAAGTCCTTAGATACACTAAAAAAGTTCCCAAGGACATTAAACTTAGTTTCTAGAGGGGGAACTTTAATATTTGCCTGGATGAATTATAACAATGCAGAAAATCCTTTGTATGAGTATTACGACAAGATATTAGATATATGCTATAAACATGATGTTACTGTAAGTTTAGGAGACGCCTGTAGACCAGGATGCATTGATGATGCTACAGATCATATACAAATAGAAGAGCTTATGGTTTTAGGAGAACTTGTGAAAAGAGCTAGAGAGAAAAACGTTCAAGTAATAGTAGAAGGTCCAGGTCATATACCTATAAACGAAATAGAAACAAATGTTCTACTAGAGAAAAAGTTTTGTTTTGATGCACCATTTTATGTCTTAGGACCTATTGTTACAGATATTGCTCCTGGATATGATCATATTACTAGTGCTATAGGAGGTGCCATGGCCTCATCCTATGGAGCGGACTTCTTATGCTACGTTACTCCTGCAGAGCATTTAAGACTTCCCAATTTAGATGATATGATAGAAGGTATTATAGCCACTAAAATAGCTGCTCATGCTGGAGATTTAGCTAAAGGGATAAAAAAGGCCAAAGAGTGGGATAGTAAAATGGGTCAGGCAAGAAAGACTTTAGATTGGGAAACTCAATTTAATTTATCTATAAATCCAGAGAAGGCTAGAAAATATAGAAATGAATCTAAACCCCAGCATAATGACACATGTACTATGTGTGGAAAAATGTGTGCTATTAGAAATATGAATAAAACTTTAGAAGGTAAGAAAGTAGATATAATTCAAGAATAA
- a CDS encoding CBS domain-containing protein, producing the protein MNIAFFLTPKIEVVYVTENSTLGKTLKIMEKNKYSAIPIIDDKGKYVGTLTEGDILWYIQEKLNKNNLNLENIYITPLKQISRKVKNSPVKINSNIENLITLSISQNFVPVVDDENTFIGIIKRSIIINFCYEELKTTKECI; encoded by the coding sequence ATGAATATAGCATTTTTTCTTACACCTAAAATTGAAGTTGTTTATGTAACTGAAAATTCTACTTTAGGTAAGACACTTAAAATCATGGAAAAAAACAAATACAGTGCAATTCCAATAATTGATGATAAGGGTAAATATGTAGGTACTTTAACAGAAGGCGATATCCTATGGTACATACAAGAAAAATTAAATAAAAATAATTTAAATTTAGAAAATATATATATAACTCCTTTAAAACAGATATCAAGAAAAGTTAAAAATTCTCCCGTGAAAATTAATTCAAACATTGAAAACTTAATTACACTTTCTATATCTCAAAATTTTGTACCTGTTGTAGATGATGAAAATACCTTTATAGGTATAATAAAAAGAAGTATTATAATTAACTTTTGCTATGAAGAATTAAAAACTACTAAGGAATGTATATAA
- a CDS encoding YajQ family cyclic di-GMP-binding protein, which translates to MATTYSFDIVSEVDLQEVDNAINQAVREITNRYDFKGCTANIERTEEEIKVHGEDEYKLNAMKDILDAKLIKRGLSVKALDYGKIENASMGTLRQVAKIVKGISKDKAKAVVSDIKESKLKVQTQIMDNQIRVQGKDKDSLQQVISMLKGNDYGIDLQFINYR; encoded by the coding sequence ATGGCAACTACTTATTCTTTTGATATAGTATCAGAGGTTGATCTTCAAGAAGTAGATAATGCAATCAATCAAGCTGTAAGAGAAATTACTAATAGATATGACTTTAAAGGATGTACAGCTAATATTGAGAGAACTGAAGAAGAAATAAAAGTTCATGGTGAAGATGAGTATAAGTTAAATGCAATGAAAGATATACTAGATGCAAAACTAATAAAAAGAGGACTATCTGTAAAAGCCTTAGATTATGGTAAAATTGAAAATGCTTCCATGGGAACTTTAAGACAAGTAGCAAAAATAGTTAAGGGGATTTCTAAGGATAAAGCAAAAGCTGTAGTTTCAGACATTAAGGAAAGTAAATTAAAAGTTCAAACTCAAATTATGGATAACCAAATTAGGGTCCAAGGTAAGGATAAAGATTCCCTTCAACAAGTCATATCTATGTTAAAAGGTAATGACTACGGAATAGATCTTCAATTTATAAATTATAGGTAA
- a CDS encoding ABC transporter substrate-binding protein codes for MKKFLSCILGMVLLSTIILLPLGCGSKKKELRIYNWGDYMDKDLIKEFENRTNIKVRYNEFATNEEMYVKLKNSPGQYDLAIPSDYMITKMVNEGLLEKIDFNNIKNYAQIDSRFKHLPFDPNNEYSVPYMWGTLGIIYNTKMIKDEITSWNDIWNPKYKGQILMLDSQRDSIGIALKKLGYSVNSKNTNELNKAKEELMKQKPLVYAYVGDEVKDQMVEGEAAIAVVWSGDALTMMENNENLEYVIPKEGTNLWFDNMVIPKGSEHKKEAEMFINFMTEAEISKKNVEYIGYSTPNKEAQKLLPKEIIENPTAYPSDEVIKKSEVFIDLGNFIKEYDKVWTNVKAK; via the coding sequence ATGAAAAAGTTTTTATCCTGTATTTTAGGAATGGTCTTACTTAGTACTATAATATTACTTCCATTAGGTTGTGGTAGTAAGAAAAAAGAGCTTAGGATATATAATTGGGGAGATTATATGGATAAAGATTTAATCAAAGAATTTGAAAATAGAACTAATATAAAGGTTAGATATAATGAGTTCGCAACGAATGAAGAGATGTACGTGAAATTAAAAAATTCCCCTGGACAATATGATTTAGCCATTCCATCTGATTATATGATAACTAAAATGGTGAATGAAGGGTTACTAGAAAAAATTGATTTTAATAATATAAAAAATTATGCACAAATAGATAGTAGATTTAAACACTTGCCTTTTGATCCTAACAATGAATATTCAGTTCCTTATATGTGGGGAACATTAGGTATAATATATAATACTAAAATGATAAAAGACGAGATTACAAGTTGGAATGATATTTGGAATCCTAAATATAAAGGTCAAATACTTATGTTAGATAGTCAAAGAGATTCTATTGGAATTGCTCTAAAAAAACTAGGTTATTCTGTAAATTCCAAGAATACAAATGAGCTAAACAAAGCAAAAGAAGAACTAATGAAACAAAAACCATTAGTATATGCTTATGTTGGTGATGAAGTTAAAGACCAGATGGTAGAAGGAGAGGCCGCTATAGCTGTAGTTTGGTCAGGAGATGCCTTAACCATGATGGAAAATAACGAGAATTTAGAATATGTTATTCCTAAAGAAGGAACTAACCTATGGTTTGATAATATGGTAATTCCTAAGGGAAGCGAACATAAAAAAGAAGCTGAAATGTTTATTAATTTTATGACTGAAGCTGAAATATCTAAAAAGAATGTAGAATACATAGGATATTCAACTCCCAATAAGGAAGCGCAAAAATTATTACCTAAAGAAATCATAGAAAATCCTACGGCTTATCCAAGTGATGAAGTTATAAAAAAAAGTGAAGTATTTATAGACCTAGGTAACTTTATAAAAGAATATGATAAAGTATGGACAAATGTAAAAGCAAAATAA
- a CDS encoding ABC transporter permease produces MVKSFMKKLYSFLVYLFLYAPILVLIIFSFNNSKSRVRWSGFTLKWYVGLFNDTQILKALYYTILIALLAALISTILGTFAAIGIHNSSIHMKKLLLNLNYLPVLNPDIVTAVGLMLLFNLMRIEKGFLTMLLAHISFCTPYVVLAIMPKLKQLPKNILEAALDLGATPLYALRKVILPEIKEGIISGALIAFTLSIDDFVISFFNTGSGVSNLSINIYSMARKGINPKINALSTLMFLTVLILLLVINKKSLKGEKN; encoded by the coding sequence ATGGTAAAGTCTTTTATGAAGAAATTATATAGTTTTCTTGTATACTTATTTTTATATGCCCCTATACTGGTATTAATAATTTTTTCTTTTAACAATTCTAAGTCAAGAGTACGATGGAGTGGTTTTACTTTAAAGTGGTATGTAGGTTTATTTAATGATACGCAGATATTAAAAGCATTATACTACACCATACTTATAGCATTGCTTGCTGCTTTAATTTCTACTATTTTGGGAACCTTTGCAGCTATCGGCATTCATAACTCCTCAATACATATGAAAAAGTTATTACTAAATTTAAACTATTTACCAGTTTTAAATCCTGACATAGTAACTGCTGTAGGACTTATGTTGTTATTTAATTTAATGAGAATAGAGAAGGGCTTTTTAACTATGCTCTTAGCTCATATAAGTTTTTGTACTCCTTATGTAGTACTTGCCATTATGCCTAAATTAAAACAACTTCCTAAAAATATATTAGAGGCTGCTCTAGATTTAGGTGCTACACCTTTATATGCATTAAGAAAAGTAATTTTACCAGAAATTAAAGAAGGGATAATATCAGGGGCATTAATAGCATTTACATTATCTATTGATGATTTCGTAATAAGTTTCTTTAATACAGGTTCTGGAGTATCAAATCTTTCAATTAATATTTATTCTATGGCTAGAAAGGGAATAAACCCTAAAATTAATGCATTGTCTACACTAATGTTTTTAACAGTTCTTATACTGTTATTAGTAATTAATAAGAAGAGTTTGAAGGGAGAAAAAAATTAG